A part of Rhinoderma darwinii isolate aRhiDar2 chromosome 1, aRhiDar2.hap1, whole genome shotgun sequence genomic DNA contains:
- the GATAD2A gene encoding transcriptional repressor p66-alpha isoform X5, with product MKREKRVPSPDVIVLSDNEPSSPRMNGLKPPKVPTSETFLLIQRSSPEERERLIKQLKEELRLEEAKLVLLKKLRQSQIQKETAPQKVPSRLGGTVIPPPLVRGGQQAPAKQSTQIVMPPLVRGAQPISVSPQQMHNIRQHPGTGPPPLLLAPRASVPSVQMQGQRIIQQGLIRVANVANTSLLVNIPQASPTSLKGSVGTTGNANSISIGNPNESPASRQAAAKLALRKQLEKTLLEIPPPKPPAPELNFLPSAANNEFIYLVGLEEVVQNLLETQGKTVPSPASHEPSSCAQCKTDFTSRWRQEKNGTIMCDVCMSSNQKKTLKAEHTTRLKAAFVKALQQEQEIEQRILQQSSSPAQIKSEHSVHHHSLKQSPTPISRGLSGTTRGVLHTFPPTTKLPNAATLANRSVKPGDRTMNKSNLASGNWKKVPINAGQTSSQRVIATQQSKKQSVEMHRGGTLAFVNPGLTVHKSAAVDRQREYLLDMIPSRSITQSSTWK from the exons ctaATACAGAGGAGCAGccctgaagagagagagagactgatcAAGCAACTAAAAGAAGAATTACGGTTAGAAGAAGCTAAACTGGTGCTACTTAAAAAGCTTCGTCAGAGTCAAATCCAGAAAGAGACGGCCCCACAAAAG GTACCATCCCGTCTTGGTGGCACTGTTATTCCTCCTCCTTTAGTAAGAGGTGGACAACAGGCACCAGCCAAGCAATCTACACAGATAGTAATGCCACCCCTTGTGAGAGGAGCGCAG CCCATTTCTGTGTCTCCTCAGCAGATGCACAATATCAGACAACATCCCGGCACAGGCCCGCCTCCTTTACTACTTGCTCCTCGAGCATCAGTGCCCAGTGTGCAGATGCAAGGTCAGAGGATCATCCAACAGGGACTGATCCGCGTGGCCAATGTGGCGAACACAAGCTTGCTGGTCAACATACCGCAG GCATCACCAACTTCTTTAAAGGGCTCAGTTGGAACAACCGGAAATGCCAACAGCATCTCAATCGGTAATCCTAATGAATCTCCTGCTAGCCGGCAAGCAGCTGCCAAGCTTGCCCTACGTAAGCAGTTGGAAAAAACCCTGCTGGAGATTCCACCCCCCAAACCACCTGCTCCAGAGCTTAACTTTCTTCCAAGTGCAGCCAATAATGAGTTCATCTATCTAGTAGGACTGGAGGAGGTCGTGCAGAACCTGTTGGAGACCCAAG GTAAAACTGTGCCATCACCTGCATCTCATGAGCCTTCTAGTTGTGCCCAATGCAAGACTGACTTCACCAGTCGCTGGAGGCAAGAAAAGAATGGGACCATCATGTGTGATGTTTGCATGTCTTCTAACCAAAAGAAGACCCTAAAAGCTGAACACACTACCCGACTGAAGGCTGCCTTTGTCAAAGCTCTGCAACAAGAGCAGGAGATTGAGCAACGGATACTGCAGCAGAGCTCTTCACCTGCACAGATTAAGTCAGAACATTCTGTTCACCACCACTCTCTGAAACAG AGCCCTACACCAATATCCCGTGGATTATCGGGGACTACACGAGGGGTGCTGCATACGTTCCCACCTACGACCAAGCTTCCTAATGCAGCCACTCTTGCCAACCGATCGGTAAAACCCGGAGATCGTACAATGAATAAAAGTAATCTGGCATCTGGAAACTGGAAGAAAGTTCCAATTAATGCAG GACAAACCTCTAGTCAGAGAGTCATAGCGACACAACAATCAAAGAAACAATCAGTGGAGATGCACAGGG GAGGGACTCTAGCCTTTGTGAACCCTGGCCTCACTGTGCATAAGTCAGCAGCTGTGGACCGCCAACGGGAATACCTCCTAGATATGATTCCTTCCCGCTCAATTACCCAGTCCTCTACGTGGAAATAA